In Arachis hypogaea cultivar Tifrunner chromosome 17, arahy.Tifrunner.gnm2.J5K5, whole genome shotgun sequence, a single window of DNA contains:
- the LOC112763298 gene encoding uncharacterized protein, with translation MTRFAEATNEILNLNPEVHLHAFKSGLRPGKFQESIAIVKPKTLAEFHEKATTQIEVEEFRALRRADKPIPSRDKERRNRQSNSRTDSRTFRLTPKFDNYTAFNTKRDDIIKDILHSKLIKPSNRAGTFQDQRHVDKSKYCAFHQKYSHTTNDCVIAKDVLEKLARQGLLDKYIASRGRKRSTDDLGQQSKLTDNSRDKGKKVDNDINPPRRIINCISGGLTGGGCTNSARKRSYRAMMMMTETTTSQLVDKDKPEISFVQKHYKSNDRNLDDPVVITAQVGEPLVSKILMDPGSSADVLFYSTLQKMKLSDKNLPPSSGELVGFSGERVSIRGYIWLQTTFGEYPNSKTIDIQYLVVDCRSPYNIILGRPSLNAFNAIVSTVHLCVKFLSQDNKVITIHGD, from the coding sequence CCTTCAAGAGCGGCCTCCGGCCAGGAAAATTCCAAGAATCCATAGCCATCGTAAAACCAAAAACCCTGGCCGAGTTCCACGAAAAAGCAACTACTCAGATTGAGGTGGAAGAATTTCGGGCACTGCGAAGAGCAGATAAGCCTATCCCAAGCAGAGACAAGGAAAGGCGAAACAGACAGTCGAACAGCAGAACGGATTCGAGAACGTTCAGGCTAACACCCAAATTCGATAACTATACCGCCTTCAATACAAAAAGGGATGACATCATAAAGGACATATTGCACTCAAAACTTATCAAACCCTCAAACAGAGCCGGTACATTTCAAGACCAGCGTCATGTGGACAAATCAAAGTATTGTGCCTTCCACCAGAAGTACAGCCACACCACGAATGACTGCGTAATAGCCAAGGACGTCCTCGAAAAGCTCGCCCGCCAAGGGCTACTAGATAAATACATTGCCAGCCGAGGAAGGAAGCGAAGCACAGACGATCTCGGCCAACAATCCAAACTGACTGACAATTCCCGAGATAAAGGGAAAAAGGTAGATAACGATATCAATCCACCCCGCAGAATAATAAACTGTATTTCTGGTGGTTTAACAGGTGGCGGATGCACAAACTCGGCACGAAAAAGGTCGTACCGAGCTATGATGATGATGACAGAAACCACCACGTCCCAACTAGTCGATAAGGACAAGCCAGAAATCTCATTCGTCCAAAAACACTATAAATCAAATGACCGGAACTTAGATGACCCGGTTGTCATCACAGCACAAGTCGGGGAGCCATTAGTAAGTAAGATCTTAATGGACCCAGGAAGCAGCGCCGACGTACTTTTCTACTCAACTTTACAAAAGATGAAACTCAGCGACAAGAATCTCCCACCCTCTTCCGGAGAACTGGTAGGTTTCTCAGGTGAGCGTGTCTCCATTCGAGGTTACATCTGGTTACAAACCACCTTCGGGGAGTACCCCAACAGTAAAACAATAGATATACAATATCTTGTGGTAGACTGTAGAAGTCCATATAACATCATTTTAGGCAgaccatctttgaacgcattcaATGCTATTGTTTCTACTGTGCATTTGTGTGTTAAGTTTCTTTCACAGGACAACAAAGTCATTACCATCCACGGAGACTAG